A region from the Kineothrix sp. IPX-CK genome encodes:
- a CDS encoding sugar ABC transporter permease — MKKKEMAGARTRKTITNVIVHIFLAVLSTIWLFPIFWVVLTSFRGEKGSYMSTFFPKTYTFNNYIKLFTETNVLNFPKMFANTLIIAIFSCAISTFFVLAVSYSMSRLKFMARKPLMNVALVLKLFPAFMSMIAVYYILKAMGLSEGAMIRVALILVYSGGAGIEFYIAKGFFDTIPKALDEAAYLDGATKFQVFAKITVPLSKPIIVYTVITTFIAPWVDFIFARVICRANADYYTVALGLWRMLEREYIDNWYTAFAAGSVCISIPIAILFVVTQRFYSSGMSGAVKG; from the coding sequence ATGAAGAAGAAAGAAATGGCTGGTGCAAGAACGAGAAAAACTATCACGAACGTAATTGTCCACATTTTTCTGGCGGTATTGTCGACGATATGGCTGTTCCCTATATTTTGGGTAGTATTAACGAGCTTTCGAGGAGAAAAAGGCTCCTATATGTCGACATTCTTCCCGAAAACATACACGTTTAACAATTATATAAAGCTTTTTACCGAGACAAATGTATTAAATTTCCCTAAAATGTTTGCAAACACGTTGATTATTGCAATTTTTTCCTGTGCTATTTCCACATTTTTTGTGCTGGCGGTTTCCTACAGCATGTCCAGATTAAAATTCATGGCACGTAAGCCTTTAATGAATGTAGCTCTCGTGCTAAAGCTGTTTCCGGCATTTATGTCCATGATAGCCGTTTACTACATTTTAAAAGCCATGGGCTTGTCGGAGGGAGCGATGATCCGTGTGGCGCTCATTCTCGTTTATTCGGGAGGGGCCGGTATCGAATTCTACATAGCCAAGGGATTCTTCGATACGATTCCTAAGGCATTGGACGAAGCGGCATATTTGGACGGCGCAACTAAATTTCAGGTGTTTGCGAAGATTACGGTTCCGCTCAGCAAGCCGATTATCGTATACACGGTCATCACTACATTTATTGCTCCCTGGGTGGATTTCATCTTTGCGAGGGTTATATGCAGGGCCAATGCCGATTATTATACGGTAGCATTGGGACTCTGGAGGATGCTCGAAAGAGAGTATATAGACAATTGGTACACCGCGTTTGCGGCGGGAAGCGTATGTATTTCCATCCCGATTGCAATTTTGTTCGTGGTAACCCAGAGGTTCTACTCCAGCGGCATGTCCGGCGCGGTAAAGGGATGA
- a CDS encoding alpha-amylase family glycosyl hydrolase codes for MKTRIFSILLAACVSIGSFAGCGNGGGEDAKKTGVISGSAGEEQEGGDSADALGGTVAEKPSLNVLDDKYRTFYEVFVYSFYDGNGDGIGDLQGLTKKLDYINDGDDTTDTDLGCNGIWLMPIMPSTTYHKYDVTDYRGIDEQYGTMGDFEEFMAACDERGIDVILDLVLNHTSSSHPWFIKACSYLKSIGDTEPSPEDCPYIDYYNFSREGGAGYSGLDEIWYYEARFWSEMPDLNLGNEAVRGEIEDIVDFWLAKGVDGFRLDAAKEYYSGTVDANIEVLSWFSEMVKEKKEDAYIVAEVWSDMDTYAKYYESGIDSVFDFAFADSGGIIANTVKGSQSASGFGKALQSLDEKFSQYNADYIDAPFYTNHDLGRSAGYYSGENAESQTKMAGGLNLMMNGSCFLYYGEELGMKGSGKDENKRAPMYWSENSEEAGMCAGPPDMDAVKMKYGSLSEQVETADSIYNYYKEAIRLRNVYPEIARGEVSYVESASGNNVCVIKKAYEDSEILLIMNISGEEQAVDLSGITVNEEEINDIESLGGALLTGEEKIGVENAEVIMPPYSIGVFR; via the coding sequence ATGAAAACAAGGATATTTAGTATATTGCTGGCGGCTTGTGTGAGTATTGGCTCGTTTGCAGGCTGTGGAAATGGCGGAGGAGAAGATGCAAAGAAGACCGGCGTTATTTCAGGCAGCGCGGGTGAAGAGCAGGAGGGTGGAGACAGTGCAGATGCATTAGGAGGGACTGTGGCCGAAAAGCCTTCATTGAACGTGTTAGATGATAAATACCGTACTTTTTATGAGGTATTCGTATATTCTTTCTATGATGGAAATGGGGATGGAATAGGCGATTTGCAGGGTTTGACGAAGAAGCTCGATTACATCAATGACGGAGACGACACTACGGATACCGATCTGGGGTGCAATGGGATTTGGCTGATGCCGATCATGCCTTCCACCACTTATCATAAATACGATGTGACGGATTACCGCGGAATCGATGAACAGTATGGAACAATGGGGGATTTTGAGGAATTTATGGCGGCGTGTGATGAGAGGGGAATCGATGTGATTCTGGATTTGGTATTGAACCACACATCCTCTTCTCACCCATGGTTCATAAAAGCCTGCAGTTATTTGAAAAGCATAGGAGATACAGAGCCGTCTCCGGAGGATTGCCCTTACATCGATTATTACAACTTCTCCAGGGAGGGAGGTGCCGGGTATAGCGGGCTTGATGAAATATGGTATTATGAAGCGCGGTTTTGGAGTGAAATGCCTGATCTTAATCTTGGCAATGAAGCGGTGCGAGGAGAAATCGAGGATATTGTCGATTTCTGGCTGGCAAAGGGAGTAGACGGATTCAGACTGGACGCGGCAAAGGAATATTATTCCGGTACGGTAGATGCTAATATCGAAGTCCTTTCCTGGTTTAGTGAAATGGTAAAGGAGAAAAAGGAGGATGCCTATATTGTAGCGGAGGTATGGTCTGATATGGATACCTATGCGAAATATTATGAAAGCGGCATAGACAGCGTCTTTGACTTCGCTTTTGCGGACAGCGGGGGAATCATAGCGAATACAGTAAAAGGAAGCCAGTCAGCCAGCGGATTCGGGAAAGCGCTGCAGTCCTTGGATGAAAAGTTCTCTCAGTATAATGCCGATTATATTGACGCGCCCTTTTATACCAATCACGATTTAGGAAGAAGTGCGGGCTATTATTCAGGAGAGAACGCAGAGAGCCAGACAAAAATGGCCGGTGGTTTGAATCTTATGATGAATGGCAGTTGCTTCCTATATTATGGTGAAGAACTGGGAATGAAAGGATCGGGCAAAGACGAGAATAAGAGAGCACCCATGTATTGGAGTGAAAACAGTGAAGAAGCAGGCATGTGCGCCGGACCGCCGGATATGGATGCAGTGAAGATGAAATATGGCAGCCTAAGCGAACAGGTCGAGACAGCAGATTCCATTTACAATTATTATAAGGAAGCGATAAGGCTTCGAAATGTTTATCCGGAGATCGCCAGAGGAGAGGTAAGCTATGTGGAGAGTGCTTCTGGCAATAATGTGTGTGTGATAAAGAAGGCGTATGAAGATTCGGAAATACTTCTTATTATGAATATTTCAGGAGAAGAGCAGGCCGTGGATTTGAGCGGAATCACTGTGAATGAAGAAGAAATAAATGATATAGAGTCACTGGGTGGGGCGCTGCTTACGGGAGAGGAAAAGATTGGAGTGGAGAATGCAGAGGTTATTATGCCTCCATATTCTATTGGAGTATTTCGCTGA
- a CDS encoding HAD family hydrolase: MYKNYIFDLYGTLVDIRTNENKENLWKGMAELYRNVGAVYEAEELKRDYFLLCREEEERIRREKECEYPEIEIGEVFRKLYMRKNVRVGEETAVYAARRFRQWSREYIRVYEGAAEMLAELKRIGRRVFLLSNAQRLFTMPEIETLGIEKFFDDIFISSDYGVKKPERAYMELLLKKQHLKTKDCVMIGNELGSDIEIANACGMDSLFLQGNVQETSEKGTAATYVAAEGDFEHIRFIYDWKEDGK; encoded by the coding sequence ATGTATAAGAATTATATTTTTGACTTGTATGGAACGTTGGTTGATATTCGGACGAATGAGAATAAGGAGAACTTGTGGAAGGGAATGGCAGAGCTTTACAGGAATGTGGGGGCTGTGTATGAGGCGGAGGAACTGAAGCGGGATTACTTTTTGTTATGCAGAGAAGAGGAGGAGAGGATTCGCCGGGAAAAAGAATGCGAATATCCGGAGATAGAGATTGGAGAGGTGTTTCGGAAGCTGTACATGAGGAAAAATGTGAGAGTGGGAGAGGAAACGGCAGTATATGCGGCCAGGAGGTTCAGGCAATGGTCCAGGGAATATATAAGAGTCTATGAAGGGGCGGCGGAAATGCTTGCGGAACTGAAGCGGATTGGCCGGAGAGTATTTCTGCTGTCTAATGCACAGCGATTGTTTACGATGCCGGAAATTGAAACGTTGGGGATTGAAAAGTTTTTTGATGATATATTTATTTCATCGGATTATGGAGTGAAGAAACCGGAACGGGCTTATATGGAGTTGTTGCTTAAAAAACAGCATCTGAAGACAAAAGATTGCGTTATGATCGGGAATGAACTCGGGAGTGACATTGAGATAGCTAATGCTTGTGGGATGGATAGCCTGTTTTTGCAGGGGAATGTGCAGGAGACATCGGAAAAAGGAACCGCCGCAACATATGTTGCGGCGGAAGGCGATTTTGAGCATATCCGTTTTATTTATGATTGGAAAGAGGACGGAAAATAG
- a CDS encoding VanZ family protein yields the protein MKYILLFIKKTLRLVLKPLSFVPALFVMYMIFQLSEQNGITSSQLSYKVSVKIVTVTDKVLDKDFSEEQIEHYADRIHHYVRKLGHVTEYFILAVTVAFPLYVYGVRGFALMVVAGIFCVGFAAFDEYHQSFVAGRGPSSRDVAIDSIGIFIGIVLVRIVGWAGRKTIFRPLSNHK from the coding sequence ATGAAATACATTTTGTTATTTATAAAGAAAACGTTACGCCTCGTGCTAAAGCCGCTTTCGTTTGTTCCCGCCCTTTTTGTCATGTACATGATATTCCAGCTTTCCGAACAGAATGGCATTACCAGCAGCCAGCTCAGCTATAAAGTCAGCGTCAAAATAGTCACTGTCACCGACAAAGTGTTGGATAAGGATTTTTCCGAGGAGCAAATCGAGCATTATGCAGACCGCATTCACCATTATGTACGCAAGCTGGGGCATGTTACGGAATATTTTATCCTGGCAGTGACAGTGGCCTTCCCTCTCTATGTATACGGAGTCAGAGGCTTCGCCCTCATGGTCGTGGCAGGAATATTCTGCGTGGGCTTTGCTGCTTTTGATGAGTACCACCAATCCTTTGTTGCAGGCAGGGGGCCATCCTCCCGTGATGTGGCAATCGACAGCATCGGAATCTTCATAGGCATCGTTCTTGTCCGTATCGTCGGATGGGCCGGGCGAAAGACTATTTTCCGTCCTCTTTCCAATCATAAATAA
- a CDS encoding cyclic nucleotide-binding domain-containing protein gives MAKEIKMGTTICESGQPFNALHTILTGTVRAVYSDGEFFLDKGDIIGLCELYFNTYIFTYIASDDVTIASIPYSVGGLPVMFGKNPNFAQLVTSSCYKQMKNVLEVYEFSKYDCNNLYQYLTDSYNEYVKLSERYRISPRALPDLETIEPLALEEDIPQWLTDFYENMSTVVTQTLPMSPVPYFDYLNGLLMKTSQDIAEIMSVCLIMYDYKSDIARLLMNENRLDLFDLYTTLFFRIGQREEDSTAISAAISRMMINMEGFGSIDHELYKERINAYKETLAFMEEKGSDVPVEDPELAKNAAAVEHSLDIILEYADCDPDIAADFRKYIEEYKKQIDKNAVDDDSRRLRMNITKLFYTIYMSAFQASLHDDSVPTILKMFFQFGYVDEELAGMENVSYLYSIAENFPSSPENHVYTAYEWLKAVYNGEKEPSRNEFDIDYTAHIHELKVTGKITAAQESLLSKNNAKKVIFELENMFPLVNKITFGRISTFCPVFSDHNVLKGLSQTLVTADRITESITRIRSIDFGAYGRETIYSNPDGGVAKEMINVEVLPDIILFPNVGIRGVMWQEIEGKRRTTPARFMSSVFQMEDLLTIMTRLTGEFRWEMCKRVQGARWNDISERSLTSEYFDYIQFYKKNLELSSDARDKIKSAMQKAKNSYKEMFIRDYIIWIMFEAKGAPRLNKVARDILFTHCPFSKDIRERLKMNPLYKDILDRYRIRSAQKLHHMDNLYQKLQKSRLPVPPEIAAQREYLDM, from the coding sequence ATGGCAAAAGAAATTAAAATGGGCACTACAATTTGCGAGAGCGGGCAGCCGTTTAACGCTCTGCATACGATTTTGACAGGAACGGTACGCGCCGTATATTCGGACGGCGAATTTTTTTTGGACAAGGGAGACATTATAGGTCTCTGCGAGTTATATTTCAATACTTATATCTTTACCTACATAGCGTCGGACGATGTTACAATAGCATCCATTCCATACAGTGTGGGCGGGCTTCCCGTTATGTTTGGTAAAAATCCAAATTTCGCGCAGCTCGTTACTTCTTCCTGCTATAAGCAGATGAAAAATGTTCTGGAGGTCTACGAATTCTCCAAATACGACTGCAATAATCTGTATCAGTACTTAACGGACAGTTACAATGAATACGTGAAGCTCAGCGAACGGTACCGCATATCTCCCCGTGCACTGCCCGATTTGGAGACTATAGAGCCTCTGGCATTGGAGGAAGATATTCCTCAATGGCTCACCGACTTTTACGAAAACATGTCCACAGTTGTAACGCAGACGCTTCCTATGTCTCCGGTTCCCTACTTCGACTATTTAAATGGTCTGCTCATGAAGACCAGTCAGGACATCGCTGAAATTATGTCCGTATGCCTTATTATGTACGATTATAAATCAGACATTGCCAGACTGCTCATGAACGAGAATAGACTGGATCTTTTCGATTTATATACTACACTGTTTTTCAGAATCGGTCAGCGCGAAGAGGATTCCACTGCCATAAGTGCCGCTATAAGCCGTATGATGATCAATATGGAAGGCTTTGGCTCTATCGATCACGAGCTATACAAAGAAAGGATCAACGCTTACAAAGAAACTCTCGCCTTCATGGAGGAGAAAGGTTCGGACGTTCCCGTGGAGGATCCTGAGCTTGCCAAAAATGCCGCCGCCGTGGAGCATTCCCTGGATATTATTCTGGAATATGCGGACTGTGACCCTGATATTGCCGCAGATTTTCGCAAATATATTGAGGAATATAAGAAGCAGATTGATAAAAATGCGGTGGATGACGACAGCCGCAGACTGCGTATGAATATTACCAAACTTTTCTACACCATATATATGTCCGCTTTTCAAGCCAGCCTTCACGATGATTCCGTCCCGACTATTCTGAAGATGTTCTTCCAATTCGGGTATGTGGACGAAGAGTTGGCGGGAATGGAGAATGTTTCCTATCTGTACTCCATCGCGGAGAATTTCCCTTCTTCTCCCGAGAATCATGTATACACCGCCTATGAATGGTTAAAAGCCGTTTATAACGGGGAAAAGGAGCCCAGCCGTAATGAATTCGATATCGATTATACGGCTCACATTCATGAGCTGAAGGTGACGGGTAAAATCACTGCTGCTCAGGAATCTCTGCTTTCCAAGAACAATGCAAAAAAGGTTATATTCGAGTTGGAAAATATGTTCCCTCTTGTCAATAAGATTACATTTGGCCGTATTTCCACATTCTGTCCGGTATTTTCCGACCACAACGTGCTGAAGGGTCTATCTCAGACACTCGTTACTGCCGACCGAATCACCGAGTCTATCACCCGGATCCGTTCTATTGATTTCGGCGCATACGGGCGAGAGACTATTTATTCCAATCCCGACGGCGGCGTAGCGAAGGAAATGATTAACGTTGAGGTTCTTCCCGACATTATCCTATTTCCTAATGTCGGTATCCGTGGAGTTATGTGGCAGGAAATCGAAGGCAAGCGCCGTACTACCCCTGCACGCTTTATGTCTTCCGTCTTCCAGATGGAAGACCTGCTTACCATCATGACGAGGCTTACCGGAGAATTCCGCTGGGAAATGTGCAAACGCGTTCAGGGTGCCAGGTGGAACGATATTTCCGAGCGTTCTCTCACCAGCGAATACTTCGACTACATACAGTTTTATAAGAAGAATCTCGAACTCAGCTCCGATGCCAGAGATAAGATTAAATCCGCAATGCAAAAAGCGAAAAACAGTTACAAGGAAATGTTCATACGGGATTACATCATCTGGATTATGTTTGAGGCTAAAGGTGCTCCCCGTCTTAATAAGGTGGCAAGAGACATTCTCTTTACTCACTGCCCGTTCTCCAAGGATATACGTGAACGGCTGAAGATGAATCCTTTGTACAAAGACATTCTGGACCGGTACCGGATCCGCAGCGCTCAGAAGCTTCATCACATGGACAACCTATATCAAAAGCTGCAAAAGAGCCGCCTGCCCGTTCCGCCTGAGATTGCGGCTCAGCGTGAATATCTGGATATGTAG
- a CDS encoding TetR/AcrR family transcriptional regulator, translating into MSEKSAQKRMYILETARKVFMEKGFKNVTMKDIVEACEISRGGLYLYFASTEEIFMEVLKLETEETDDVFSGSIGEDAAPSDILALFLKEQKKELLSKKNNLTMAVYEFFFANKFPKKGHLLKQQFDAAVKIIEKLIEAGVAAGEFYCEDPLGAARNIMYVLEGLKIVSQTRGITEDIVDREVMYIMQGLVMEE; encoded by the coding sequence ATGAGTGAAAAATCGGCGCAGAAGCGAATGTATATATTGGAGACGGCAAGAAAGGTATTTATGGAGAAGGGCTTTAAGAACGTTACGATGAAGGACATCGTAGAAGCCTGTGAGATAAGCCGCGGAGGTCTGTACTTGTATTTTGCCAGTACGGAAGAGATTTTTATGGAAGTGTTGAAGCTGGAGACGGAAGAAACAGATGATGTTTTCTCGGGAAGCATCGGAGAAGATGCGGCGCCCTCTGATATTCTTGCGCTGTTTTTGAAGGAGCAGAAAAAAGAGCTGCTGAGTAAGAAGAATAATCTTACTATGGCGGTATACGAATTCTTTTTTGCAAACAAATTTCCTAAGAAGGGCCATTTGTTAAAGCAGCAATTCGATGCTGCGGTGAAAATTATAGAGAAGTTGATCGAGGCCGGAGTGGCCGCGGGAGAATTCTACTGCGAAGACCCGTTGGGAGCGGCGAGAAATATCATGTACGTACTGGAAGGGCTGAAAATAGTTTCTCAGACGAGAGGGATTACAGAGGACATTGTGGACAGAGAAGTTATGTATATTATGCAGGGCCTCGTTATGGAAGAATAG
- a CDS encoding phosphoribosylformylglycinamidine synthase codes for MGNVKRIYVEKKEPFAVKAKELKEEIRSYLGISGVKDVRMFIRYDVENLSEDTFEAACRIVFSEPPVDILYKENFEIPANGKVFSVEYLPGQFDQRADSAVQCVKFLRENEQPIIRTAVTYLVIGDVSEDEFEKIKAYCINPVDSRETDMMKPDTLVTQFEEPEDVSVLDGFKDMPERELEELYESLGLAMTFRDFKHIQNYFKNDERRNPTMTEIRVLDTYWSDHCRHTTFSTELKNVEFGEGYYRTPIETTYQSYLDTREEIFRGRKDKFICLMDLALMAMRKLKKDGKLNDMEESDEINACSVIVPVEIDYGEGMVNEEWLVFFKNETHNHPTEIEPFGGAATCLGGAIRDPLSGRGYVYQAMRVTGAADPTVPVAETLKGKLSQKKLVRGAASGYSSYGNQIGLATGYVKEIYHPDYVAKRMEIGAVMGAAPRRNVIREKSDPDDIIILLGGRTGRDGCGGATGSSKVHTENSIETCGAEVQKGNAPTERKIQRLFRREEVSRIIKKCNDFGAGGVSVAIGELADGLIVDLDKVPKKYAGLDGTELAISESQERMAVVVGPSDADSFLDFAAQENLEAVPVAVVTKEPRLVLKWRGKEIVNIKRTFLDTNGAHQETNVNVDIPKKEENYFDYIAIPSVKEKLEEEDVKAAWLAGLNDLNVCSQKGLVEMFDSSIGAASVLMPYGGKYQLTETQVMAAKLPVLKGKTDAVTLMSYGFDPYLSSWSPYHGAIYAVTESMAKIVAAGGDFRNIRFTFQEYFRRMTSEPERWSQPFAALLGAYDAQIGYGLASIGGKDSMSGTFQDIDVPPTLVSFAVDVAKEGNIVTPELKSAGNKLVQFWIDKDEYDIPIYENVMNLYQQITLLIEEGVIVSAYAQDAKGLVSSISKMAFGNKLGVNMSGELSAKELFENGLGDIVAEVTADNLEKLSELPNCRVVGEVTEEPEFTYKDVHISMEEALSAWTSKLEKVFPTKAVKETTPVESPLYTADRVYICRNKVAKPTVFIPVFPGTNCEYDSAKAFERAGAKAVTKIFRNLTAEDIRDSVEVFEKAINDAQIIMFPGGFSAGDEPDGSAKFFATAFQNAKIKESVMKLLNERDGLALGVCNGFQALIKLGLVPFGEIVGQKEDSPTLTFNTINRHISKMVYTKVVSNKSPWLQEAEVGKTYANPASHGEGRFVAPKEWVDKLFANGQVATQYADIDGNVSMDEEWNVNGSYAAIEGITSPDGRCFGKMAHAERRDCSVAINIYGEQDMKIFESGVYYFTR; via the coding sequence ATGGGAAATGTGAAACGCATTTATGTAGAAAAGAAGGAACCCTTTGCCGTAAAGGCGAAAGAGCTGAAGGAGGAAATCCGAAGTTACTTAGGCATATCGGGCGTAAAAGACGTGAGAATGTTCATACGTTACGATGTTGAGAACCTATCAGAAGATACTTTTGAGGCTGCCTGCAGGATTGTTTTTTCAGAGCCGCCGGTGGATATCCTTTATAAGGAGAACTTCGAGATACCTGCGAACGGAAAAGTGTTCAGCGTGGAATATCTGCCAGGACAGTTCGATCAGCGTGCGGATTCCGCAGTTCAGTGTGTGAAATTTTTACGGGAAAATGAGCAGCCCATTATTAGGACGGCAGTCACTTATCTCGTAATAGGAGACGTTTCCGAGGATGAATTTGAGAAAATAAAAGCGTATTGCATCAATCCGGTGGATTCCAGAGAGACGGATATGATGAAGCCGGATACTCTTGTTACACAGTTCGAGGAACCGGAAGACGTTTCCGTTCTGGATGGATTTAAGGATATGCCGGAAAGGGAGTTAGAGGAATTATACGAGTCTTTGGGGCTTGCCATGACGTTCAGGGACTTTAAGCACATTCAGAATTATTTCAAAAATGATGAGCGCAGAAATCCTACCATGACGGAAATCAGAGTGCTCGATACATATTGGTCAGACCACTGCCGCCATACTACCTTCTCTACGGAGCTTAAGAACGTGGAGTTCGGCGAAGGCTACTACAGGACCCCTATCGAAACAACGTATCAGAGTTATCTCGATACGAGAGAAGAAATTTTCAGAGGCAGAAAGGACAAGTTCATCTGTTTGATGGATCTGGCACTCATGGCGATGCGTAAGCTGAAAAAGGACGGAAAGCTAAACGATATGGAGGAGTCCGATGAAATCAATGCGTGCTCTGTCATCGTTCCTGTGGAAATAGATTACGGCGAGGGAATGGTAAACGAGGAGTGGCTCGTGTTCTTTAAGAATGAGACCCATAACCATCCTACGGAAATAGAGCCTTTCGGTGGTGCAGCAACCTGCCTTGGCGGTGCGATCCGCGATCCTCTTTCAGGACGGGGCTATGTATATCAGGCGATGCGCGTGACCGGTGCGGCGGACCCGACGGTACCGGTGGCGGAGACGTTAAAAGGAAAACTGTCCCAGAAGAAGCTTGTGCGCGGTGCAGCCAGCGGCTATTCTTCTTATGGCAACCAGATAGGACTGGCGACCGGTTATGTAAAGGAGATTTATCATCCCGATTATGTGGCGAAGAGAATGGAAATCGGCGCGGTAATGGGAGCAGCGCCCAGACGCAACGTTATTCGTGAGAAGTCCGATCCTGATGATATTATCATCCTTCTTGGAGGAAGGACAGGCAGGGACGGCTGCGGAGGAGCTACAGGGTCCTCCAAGGTGCATACGGAGAATTCTATCGAGACCTGCGGTGCGGAGGTGCAGAAAGGAAACGCGCCTACAGAACGCAAGATTCAGAGACTTTTCAGAAGAGAAGAAGTGAGCAGGATCATAAAAAAATGCAACGATTTCGGTGCAGGCGGCGTTTCTGTGGCGATCGGCGAGCTTGCGGACGGGTTGATCGTAGACTTGGATAAGGTGCCGAAGAAGTATGCGGGCCTGGACGGCACGGAGTTAGCTATTTCAGAATCTCAGGAAAGAATGGCTGTAGTAGTAGGTCCTTCCGATGCAGACAGCTTCTTGGACTTTGCAGCGCAGGAGAATCTGGAAGCGGTTCCCGTTGCCGTTGTGACGAAGGAGCCGAGGCTCGTTTTAAAATGGCGCGGTAAGGAAATCGTTAACATTAAGAGAACATTTCTCGATACCAACGGCGCTCATCAGGAAACGAATGTAAATGTGGATATTCCCAAAAAAGAAGAAAATTATTTCGATTATATAGCGATTCCTTCGGTAAAGGAGAAATTGGAAGAAGAGGACGTGAAAGCGGCATGGCTTGCGGGACTCAATGATTTGAATGTATGCTCCCAAAAAGGATTGGTGGAAATGTTCGACTCATCTATCGGTGCAGCTTCCGTGCTCATGCCTTACGGCGGTAAATATCAGTTGACAGAGACGCAGGTAATGGCGGCGAAGCTTCCGGTATTAAAAGGAAAAACCGATGCGGTTACTCTTATGAGCTACGGTTTCGATCCCTATCTTTCCTCATGGAGCCCATATCATGGAGCGATTTATGCGGTGACGGAATCCATGGCGAAGATTGTTGCGGCAGGCGGTGATTTTAGAAATATCCGCTTTACCTTCCAGGAATATTTCAGGCGCATGACTTCGGAACCGGAACGTTGGAGTCAGCCTTTTGCAGCTCTTTTAGGTGCATATGACGCGCAGATCGGATACGGCCTTGCGTCCATCGGTGGTAAGGACAGCATGTCGGGAACCTTTCAGGATATTGACGTACCTCCTACTCTTGTATCTTTTGCTGTGGATGTAGCGAAAGAGGGCAATATCGTAACACCGGAGCTTAAGAGTGCAGGAAATAAGTTGGTTCAGTTCTGGATCGATAAGGATGAATACGATATTCCGATTTATGAAAATGTTATGAATTTGTATCAGCAGATTACTCTGCTTATTGAAGAAGGAGTTATTGTGTCCGCCTATGCACAGGATGCTAAGGGCCTCGTTTCTTCCATCAGCAAGATGGCATTCGGCAATAAATTGGGCGTGAATATGTCAGGGGAGCTGTCTGCAAAGGAATTGTTTGAAAATGGTTTAGGTGATATTGTGGCGGAGGTGACAGCGGATAATCTGGAGAAATTGAGTGAGCTTCCGAACTGCCGTGTGGTAGGTGAGGTAACAGAGGAACCGGAATTTACCTATAAGGATGTTCATATCTCCATGGAAGAGGCTCTGTCGGCATGGACTTCCAAGTTAGAAAAGGTATTTCCGACGAAGGCGGTGAAAGAAACGACGCCTGTAGAGTCTCCGCTTTATACGGCAGACAGAGTTTATATATGCAGAAACAAGGTGGCGAAGCCTACGGTATTCATTCCGGTATTTCCGGGGACGAACTGTGAGTATGACAGCGCGAAGGCGTTTGAGCGTGCCGGAGCGAAGGCAGTGACGAAGATATTTAGAAACCTGACGGCAGAGGACATCAGAGATTCCGTAGAGGTGTTTGAAAAGGCGATAAACGATGCACAGATTATTATGTTTCCGGGAGGATTTTCCGCAGGTGATGAGCCGGACGGAAGCGCGAAATTCTTTGCTACCGCATTCCAGAACGCAAAAATAAAAGAATCGGTCATGAAGCTGTTAAACGAAAGGGATGGTCTTGCCCTTGGTGTCTGCAACGGATTCCAGGCATTGATTAAGCTCGGCCTTGTTCCTTTTGGAGAAATCGTAGGACAGAAGGAGGATTCTCCGACTCTTACCTTTAATACAATTAATCGTCATATTTCCAAGATGGTATATACGAAAGTAGTATCCAATAAATCCCCTTGGCTTCAGGAAGCGGAAGTGGGCAAGACCTACGCGAATCCGGCCTCCCATGGAGAGGGACGTTTCGTTGCCCCGAAGGAATGGGTGGATAAATTGTTTGCAAACGGTCAGGTGGCTACGCAGTATGCGGATATCGACGGCAATGTTTCCATGGATGAGGAATGGAACGTGAATGGTTCCTATGCCGCTATCGAAGGAATCACTTCACCGGACGGAAGATGTTTTGGCAAGATGGCACATGCGGAACGCCGTGACTGCTCCGTTGCAATCAACATTTACGGAGAGCAGGATATGAAGATATTCGAATCGGGCGTATATTACTTCACAAGATAA